A single genomic interval of Hyphomicrobium methylovorum harbors:
- a CDS encoding LysR family transcriptional regulator, producing the protein MDRLDAMSVFMTVVEAGSFSEASRQLGMPIATVSRRVTELETHLKTQLLKRPARKMTLTESGRSYLAACKRIVEQVVEAERDASGEYRAPVGELAVTSPSPLGHTHLMPIALEFMAAYPAIHLRLLFTDRVVNLHEENIDVAIRIGELRDSSMIATRVGLIRHVVCASPTYLDARGRPRVPADLTSHDCISIDHPASPRGWVFRDNAGQILVPINSRLDVSSSEAAIMAAIVGMGVARVMSYKMEEARRAGQLDIVLEEFETDPWPVNILYPSNRLVPLKLRTFIDWTVPRLRARLDQ; encoded by the coding sequence ATGGACCGGTTGGACGCCATGTCCGTATTCATGACGGTTGTTGAAGCGGGCAGCTTCTCAGAGGCATCCCGACAACTGGGTATGCCAATCGCAACGGTGAGCCGCCGCGTTACTGAACTCGAGACACATCTCAAAACGCAACTTCTGAAACGCCCGGCTCGCAAGATGACGTTGACGGAGTCCGGCCGTTCCTACCTCGCCGCCTGCAAGCGCATAGTTGAACAGGTCGTTGAGGCTGAGAGAGATGCCTCGGGCGAATACCGTGCTCCCGTGGGTGAATTGGCCGTAACATCACCCAGCCCGTTGGGGCACACCCATTTGATGCCAATCGCGCTGGAATTCATGGCTGCTTATCCCGCGATCCATTTGCGCCTGCTGTTTACCGACCGTGTCGTCAACCTCCACGAGGAGAATATCGATGTTGCCATACGCATTGGTGAACTGCGTGACAGCAGCATGATTGCCACGCGTGTTGGCCTGATCCGCCATGTCGTGTGTGCCAGTCCCACTTACCTCGACGCGCGGGGACGGCCACGTGTCCCGGCAGATCTGACCTCGCACGACTGCATCTCCATCGATCATCCGGCGTCGCCGCGCGGATGGGTTTTCAGAGACAATGCCGGACAGATCCTCGTCCCAATAAATTCCAGGTTGGATGTCAGCTCCTCGGAAGCTGCGATTATGGCGGCGATTGTGGGTATGGGGGTGGCGCGTGTGATGTCGTACAAAATGGAAGAAGCGCGGCGCGCTGGACAGCTCGATATCGTGCTCGAGGAATTCGAAACCGATCCCTGGCCCGTAAATATTCTCTATCCCTCAAACCGTCTGGTGCCCCTCAAACTCCGAACCTTCATCGACTGGACTGTGCCGCGTCTCAGGGCCCGTCTAGATCAATGA
- a CDS encoding SulP family inorganic anion transporter, with amino-acid sequence MSDGSSTAHLYRPKLFSIYQEGYGAAKFRKDIIAGLTVAIVALPLSMAIGVASAVPPEHALYAAIIGGFLVSALGGSRFQVGGPAGAFIVLVAATVRQFGIDGLLLAVLMSGVFLMLLGISRLGNLIRYIPHAVTVGFTCGIALIILASQLRDLAGLSLAGVEPDHFFPKLVALGAAIPSANPSALLLGIGSATAILALKRWFPQWPGMLIAVVAASLISTLFHLPVETIGTRFGGLPSGLPWPHLPAVSWERIIELLPTALSFTLLGGVESLLSAKIADGMTRRKHRSNMELVAQGIANFASALFGGISVTGTIARTATNIRAGAVSPISGMLHAFFLLVFLVVAAPLASAIPLSALAGLLVVVCWNMAEKEEFARLLHDWPAATVLFVTFGLTLVFDLTVGIIAGCVAAALLAAFGVAPAKHD; translated from the coding sequence ATGTCCGATGGTTCCTCCACAGCGCATCTCTACCGTCCCAAGCTCTTCTCGATCTACCAGGAGGGTTACGGCGCGGCGAAGTTCCGAAAGGACATCATCGCGGGGCTCACTGTCGCCATTGTCGCCTTGCCGCTTTCCATGGCGATCGGCGTTGCCTCGGCTGTGCCGCCTGAGCATGCACTCTATGCGGCGATCATCGGCGGCTTTCTGGTCTCGGCTCTTGGCGGAAGTCGCTTCCAGGTCGGGGGACCGGCCGGGGCTTTCATCGTTCTCGTCGCTGCCACCGTCCGTCAATTCGGGATCGACGGACTGCTTCTCGCGGTGCTGATGTCGGGCGTGTTTCTCATGCTGCTCGGCATCTCTCGGCTAGGCAATCTCATTCGTTATATCCCGCACGCTGTCACGGTCGGATTTACCTGCGGGATCGCACTGATCATTCTCGCCAGTCAATTGCGCGATCTGGCGGGCCTGTCGCTCGCGGGCGTCGAACCCGACCATTTCTTTCCTAAGCTGGTTGCTTTAGGCGCCGCGATACCATCGGCCAATCCGTCTGCGCTGTTACTCGGCATCGGATCGGCGACTGCTATTCTTGCTTTGAAGCGCTGGTTCCCCCAATGGCCGGGCATGTTGATCGCCGTCGTCGCAGCGTCACTCATCTCGACTCTCTTTCATTTGCCGGTCGAGACCATCGGTACCCGCTTCGGAGGTCTGCCCAGCGGATTGCCCTGGCCGCATCTTCCGGCAGTGTCGTGGGAACGCATCATCGAACTCCTGCCGACAGCGCTGTCGTTCACGCTGCTCGGCGGCGTGGAGAGCCTGCTCTCCGCCAAGATCGCCGACGGCATGACCCGACGTAAGCACCGCTCAAACATGGAACTCGTTGCGCAGGGTATTGCGAACTTCGCATCTGCGCTCTTCGGCGGAATTAGCGTTACGGGCACGATCGCCCGGACGGCAACGAACATCCGCGCTGGTGCAGTCAGCCCGATCTCTGGAATGTTGCACGCCTTTTTCCTGCTGGTGTTCCTCGTCGTAGCTGCTCCGTTGGCGAGCGCCATTCCGCTTTCAGCGCTCGCGGGGCTCCTCGTCGTTGTATGCTGGAACATGGCGGAGAAAGAGGAGTTCGCCAGACTGTTGCACGACTGGCCAGCCGCAACGGTGCTGTTTGTAACTTTCGGCCTGACACTCGTTTTCGACCTGACGGTCGGCATCATCGCGGGATGTGTGGCCGCGGCCTTGCTCGCAGCCTTTGGAGTGGCTCCCGCTAAGCACGATTAA
- a CDS encoding alpha/beta fold hydrolase has translation MLTSGVAAATHYRNVDVDGVNIFYREAGPADAPVVLLLHGFPTSSHMFRNLIPALADRYHVIAPDYPGFGQSAAPDHEEFSYTFAHYADLMDALMSQLGVTRYALYLMDYGAPVGYRLALKHPERVSALIIQNGNAYEEGLKTFWDPIKAYWADNSDAKRQALSFLVKPETTKFQYVDGVSDVSRIDPDNWVHDQALLDRPGNKDIQLDLFLDYGTNVPLYPKFQAFFRERQPPALIIWGKNDTIFPADGAYPYKRDLPNVEFHLFDTGHFALEDKADEMIPLMRDFLDRSLAAK, from the coding sequence ATGCTCACGAGTGGCGTTGCGGCCGCGACGCATTACCGAAACGTCGATGTCGACGGGGTCAATATCTTCTATCGGGAAGCCGGGCCTGCGGATGCGCCGGTCGTCCTTCTGCTGCACGGCTTTCCAACGTCATCACACATGTTTCGCAATCTCATTCCGGCGCTTGCAGATCGCTATCACGTGATCGCGCCGGATTATCCAGGGTTCGGGCAGAGTGCAGCACCCGACCACGAGGAATTTTCCTACACCTTCGCACACTATGCCGACCTGATGGACGCCCTCATGAGCCAGCTCGGCGTTACTCGCTATGCCCTGTATTTGATGGATTACGGTGCACCTGTCGGGTATCGGCTGGCGCTGAAGCATCCCGAGCGCGTCAGCGCGCTCATAATCCAGAACGGCAATGCGTACGAAGAGGGGCTCAAGACGTTCTGGGATCCCATCAAAGCTTATTGGGCCGATAACTCCGACGCCAAGCGGCAGGCCCTCTCGTTCCTAGTGAAGCCCGAGACGACCAAGTTCCAGTACGTCGACGGCGTCAGCGATGTGAGCCGGATCGATCCTGACAACTGGGTGCATGATCAGGCGTTACTCGATCGCCCTGGTAACAAGGACATCCAGCTCGACTTGTTCCTCGACTACGGCACCAACGTACCGCTCTACCCGAAATTCCAGGCGTTCTTCCGTGAACGTCAGCCGCCCGCGCTAATCATCTGGGGGAAGAACGACACCATCTTTCCAGCTGATGGAGCGTACCCTTACAAACGCGACCTCCCCAACGTCGAGTTTCATCTCTTCGATACCGGTCACTTCGCGCTCGAAGACAAAGCGGACGAGATGATCCCGCTGATGCGCGACTTCCTCGATCGAAGTCTCGCAGCGAAATGA
- a CDS encoding autotransporter outer membrane beta-barrel domain-containing protein, which produces MKPVRGSILAMVAGLFAASSDADRASAQAGCTSSGTTVTCTGDQSGGIDLTNTAYETLQVRALMADIAVSGVPGIRFSTNTGGPLTLSADTGPYSIATNGNSAYGLYVSSIFLKSSTPSVFAAGDVNVSSSGSITTTGNSAFGIRVDQQSTLSMPSQPSSLKAGNITLSSASSISTSGSRAHGIDVLAGVFLHEPATAQATHTEGGDVSVTTTGTIRTYGDDARGVNVFSRTGGISDDERDITAISGDLSIRNDGNIFTWGSQSHGLVASVFDNTTSDAGASSKVGKLTVTSENIETFGDGAFGVFADYYLYSRNLGGENHSATEGVTVVNNGVISTYGTSATGLRVFTSLSVRDLDGYRATATLGDTLVENRGSIVTRGDGAAAIFLNTEMEVSSRDGTATFGTVTVNSEEIRTEGQSSDGIWINDVLAKSTASYRTFDASVGARTVNANDVFVAGDNAAGIRVTHSLTAETTSPVRSADVIVNSTGTLSATGANSIGIVVDTLATTVNATNGDISINILGGSVTGGSGTGAGISLENGLNNTISNSGAISALSRLAIRSGGGNEVVENRGTIIGDVLLGAGVNAFNNYANGRFAAGAAVDLGAGNTLTNEGRFALGETGTTAATALTGSLVQRASGVYEVDVDFSSARSDRISISEGATLAGTVIGNAIGSGTAGLSQQFLILSAAGGVTDNGVDAVDTAAVDYSVIFDANGQDVYLGALIDFSTASLNRNQMSIASGLNALQAGGHDASMSPMMAALLNLPTGADLARAYDQISPEVFAYQRLETLTAATEFSNTLMSCREAGGPNAAIREGECLWARSRATELDVDRTQENLGFTSRIGSFAAGLQVAMATDWRFGVAVGYDLVSLSTSDAASADGRRANVGAVVKYNPGPLLLAAGVSAGWGSFETDRRLQFGGFAETATSKSDTDYVTGWLRAAYLFDAGGWYLKPLVDARITEIDFDGTRETGVAGLDLSGARDTVLSVSPALEIGREFRFDSISVWRPFVRAGVTWNDNDRFVTQAAFAGAAGGVPGFEIVTDVDDVLFDVSAGVDVIASEGAVLRAQYDGSFGSSLSRNSVSLKGSVPF; this is translated from the coding sequence ATGAAGCCAGTTCGTGGCTCAATCTTGGCAATGGTCGCGGGTCTGTTTGCGGCGAGCTCTGATGCTGATCGCGCGAGCGCGCAAGCAGGCTGCACCTCTTCCGGGACAACTGTGACTTGTACGGGCGATCAATCCGGCGGCATCGACTTGACGAACACCGCGTACGAAACGCTTCAGGTGCGCGCGTTGATGGCGGACATCGCGGTTTCAGGCGTTCCTGGCATTCGCTTTTCGACGAACACGGGGGGACCGCTGACGTTGTCCGCGGACACCGGTCCTTATTCCATTGCAACCAATGGCAACTCTGCCTACGGCCTCTATGTTTCGTCGATATTCCTTAAGTCAAGCACTCCGAGCGTTTTCGCGGCTGGTGACGTAAATGTCTCAAGCTCGGGAAGCATTACGACAACCGGAAATTCCGCCTTTGGCATCCGAGTGGATCAGCAGTCCACGCTCTCGATGCCGAGCCAGCCCTCAAGCCTTAAAGCCGGAAATATTACGCTTTCAAGCGCTTCCTCAATTTCAACATCCGGGAGCCGCGCTCACGGCATTGATGTCTTGGCGGGGGTGTTCTTACATGAACCTGCGACGGCACAAGCAACCCACACAGAAGGAGGGGATGTTTCCGTTACCACGACGGGGACGATACGGACGTACGGAGATGACGCGCGAGGCGTCAACGTATTTAGCAGAACGGGCGGCATCTCGGATGACGAGCGAGATATCACGGCCATTTCCGGCGACTTGTCTATCCGCAACGATGGCAACATCTTTACGTGGGGCAGTCAATCGCATGGTCTAGTTGCGAGTGTGTTTGACAACACGACTTCGGACGCGGGAGCGTCCAGCAAGGTTGGGAAGCTCACTGTCACAAGCGAAAACATTGAAACATTTGGTGATGGCGCATTTGGCGTTTTCGCGGATTACTATTTATATTCGAGAAATTTAGGCGGCGAAAATCACTCTGCTACCGAAGGCGTAACGGTTGTCAATAACGGCGTTATTTCAACTTACGGAACGAGCGCTACCGGGCTTCGCGTTTTTACTTCCTTGAGTGTGAGAGACCTGGACGGGTACAGAGCCACCGCAACGCTTGGGGATACGCTGGTCGAAAATCGCGGTTCAATCGTAACGCGCGGCGATGGTGCGGCGGCGATATTTCTGAATACGGAAATGGAAGTGAGCTCGAGGGACGGAACCGCGACGTTCGGCACGGTAACGGTCAACAGCGAAGAGATCCGTACCGAGGGCCAGTCGTCGGATGGCATTTGGATAAACGACGTGCTGGCCAAAAGCACCGCCAGCTATCGCACCTTCGACGCTAGTGTTGGAGCGAGGACCGTCAATGCGAACGATGTGTTTGTAGCCGGCGACAATGCGGCGGGTATTCGCGTCACGCATTCCTTGACGGCAGAAACGACATCACCAGTTCGTTCCGCAGACGTAATCGTGAATAGCACCGGCACGCTTTCAGCGACGGGCGCCAATTCCATTGGCATAGTCGTCGACACCCTTGCGACCACGGTCAACGCGACGAACGGCGATATTTCGATCAACATCCTCGGTGGGTCCGTGACGGGTGGATCGGGCACCGGAGCTGGTATTTCGCTCGAGAATGGCCTGAACAATACGATTTCGAATTCCGGGGCGATCTCAGCACTATCGCGCTTGGCGATCCGTAGCGGCGGCGGCAATGAGGTCGTTGAGAACCGAGGAACGATCATCGGCGACGTTCTTCTCGGTGCTGGAGTCAATGCCTTCAACAACTATGCGAACGGCCGTTTTGCTGCCGGTGCAGCGGTGGATCTCGGGGCGGGGAATACGCTGACGAACGAGGGGCGGTTTGCTCTGGGCGAGACCGGGACGACTGCCGCGACGGCGCTGACTGGTAGCTTGGTTCAGCGCGCGAGCGGCGTGTATGAGGTGGACGTTGATTTTAGCAGTGCGCGTTCAGACCGGATCAGTATCAGCGAAGGCGCGACGCTTGCCGGTACGGTGATCGGCAACGCCATTGGGAGCGGCACCGCGGGCCTGTCTCAACAGTTCCTCATTCTCTCTGCTGCCGGTGGCGTGACCGACAACGGCGTGGACGCGGTGGATACCGCCGCCGTCGACTACAGTGTGATCTTCGATGCCAATGGTCAGGACGTTTATCTCGGTGCGTTGATCGACTTTTCGACTGCGAGCCTCAACCGCAACCAGATGTCGATTGCGAGCGGTCTCAACGCCCTGCAGGCGGGCGGCCACGATGCGTCGATGTCGCCAATGATGGCCGCATTGTTGAATTTGCCGACGGGCGCGGATCTTGCGCGGGCCTACGATCAGATTTCGCCCGAGGTGTTCGCGTATCAGCGTTTGGAAACGCTCACAGCCGCGACGGAGTTCTCTAATACGCTGATGAGCTGCCGCGAAGCAGGCGGCCCGAACGCCGCTATCCGAGAGGGTGAATGCCTTTGGGCGCGGTCGCGCGCAACAGAACTCGACGTCGACCGAACGCAGGAGAACCTCGGCTTCACGAGCCGGATCGGTTCGTTCGCGGCGGGGCTTCAGGTTGCGATGGCGACGGATTGGAGGTTCGGCGTTGCTGTCGGTTACGATCTCGTTTCTCTGTCGACATCGGACGCAGCCTCAGCAGACGGGCGTCGAGCGAACGTTGGTGCGGTGGTGAAATACAATCCTGGCCCGCTTCTCTTGGCGGCAGGTGTGTCGGCCGGTTGGGGCTCGTTCGAGACTGACCGTCGATTGCAGTTCGGAGGCTTCGCAGAAACCGCAACGTCCAAGAGCGATACGGATTATGTGACCGGCTGGTTACGCGCGGCGTATCTGTTCGATGCAGGCGGATGGTATCTCAAGCCGCTCGTCGACGCGCGGATCACGGAGATCGATTTCGACGGCACGCGCGAAACCGGCGTGGCGGGGCTCGATCTTTCCGGAGCGCGCGACACGGTATTGAGCGTGTCGCCTGCGCTGGAGATCGGCCGGGAGTTTCGCTTCGACTCTATCTCCGTGTGGCGACCGTTCGTGCGCGCCGGCGTTACGTGGAACGACAACGACCGGTTCGTGACGCAGGCGGCGTTCGCCGGGGCGGCAGGTGGCGTGCCGGGCTTCGAGATCGTGACGGACGTGGACGACGTGTTGTTCGACGTCAGTGCAGGCGTTGACGTGATCGCGAGCGAAGGCGCCGTTCTGCGCGCGCAGTATGACGGGAGCTTCGGAAGCAGTCTGAGCCGAAACAGCGTCAGCCTCAAAGGTAGCGTGCCGTTCTAG
- a CDS encoding FAD-dependent oxidoreductase produces the protein MTAGGCVQTEHFDDLIIGSGEGGKYLAWHLARGGSRTAVIERKLIGGSCPNTNCLPSKSEIWSAEVAHLARHAGQYGTTTGTVSVDMARVLARKREMVSGLVAMHLDLFRQSGARLIMGDARFVSPKTVEVALNDGGVATFTGDRVFINVGTHAIIPAIPGLAAAAPMTNIELLELDRLPQHLFVLGGGYVGLEMAQAYRRFGSEVTILESGPHIAGREDADVADEITRSLRDEAITIHSNCKVTGVDGRSGDNVAVQSDLGVIKGSDILVAAGRTPNTNGIGLNLAGVELDGRGYITVNDRLETTAPDTWAIGECAGSEQFTHVSFDDFRIIRDNLAGGSRSKKGRLIPYCMFTDPQLGRVGLSETEAKSLGIAVRVAKLPIAAVPRTRTTSETKGFMKVLVGADDRIVGFAMIGADAGDVMATVQTAMLANIPYQVLREAIFAHPTMTEGLGPLLSRLES, from the coding sequence ATGACCGCAGGAGGGTGCGTGCAGACAGAGCATTTCGACGATCTGATCATAGGAAGTGGCGAAGGTGGAAAGTATCTCGCGTGGCATCTGGCGCGCGGAGGCAGCCGGACGGCGGTGATCGAACGCAAGCTCATCGGTGGCTCCTGCCCGAATACCAATTGCCTTCCCAGCAAAAGTGAAATCTGGAGTGCTGAAGTAGCACATCTCGCCCGGCACGCGGGCCAATACGGTACGACGACGGGCACCGTGAGCGTCGATATGGCAAGAGTCCTCGCGCGGAAGCGGGAGATGGTCAGCGGACTCGTCGCGATGCACCTCGATCTGTTCAGGCAAAGCGGCGCCAGACTCATCATGGGGGACGCGCGCTTCGTGTCGCCGAAGACGGTCGAGGTCGCGCTCAACGACGGAGGCGTCGCAACGTTCACTGGCGACCGTGTGTTCATCAACGTCGGGACACACGCGATCATTCCCGCCATTCCGGGACTGGCTGCCGCTGCGCCGATGACAAACATCGAGCTTCTGGAGCTCGACCGGTTACCGCAGCATCTCTTCGTTCTCGGCGGCGGCTATGTCGGGCTCGAGATGGCTCAGGCCTACCGCCGCTTCGGCTCCGAAGTGACCATCCTCGAATCCGGGCCGCACATCGCCGGCAGAGAAGATGCTGATGTCGCTGACGAGATCACACGCAGTCTTCGCGACGAAGCCATTACGATCCATTCCAATTGCAAGGTGACCGGAGTCGATGGGCGGTCAGGCGACAACGTGGCCGTTCAGTCCGACCTTGGCGTCATCAAAGGCAGTGACATCCTGGTCGCGGCGGGGCGAACACCGAACACCAATGGCATCGGGTTGAATCTGGCTGGCGTCGAACTCGACGGACGCGGCTACATTACAGTCAACGATCGGTTGGAGACGACCGCGCCTGACACCTGGGCCATCGGCGAGTGCGCCGGTAGCGAGCAGTTCACCCATGTCTCATTCGATGATTTTCGTATCATCCGCGACAACCTTGCTGGTGGCTCCCGCAGCAAAAAGGGCCGCCTGATCCCCTACTGCATGTTCACCGATCCGCAGCTCGGCCGGGTGGGCCTTAGCGAGACGGAAGCTAAGTCCCTCGGCATCGCAGTTCGCGTGGCAAAGCTTCCGATCGCTGCGGTTCCGAGAACGAGGACAACGTCCGAGACGAAGGGCTTCATGAAGGTTCTCGTCGGCGCGGACGACAGAATAGTCGGCTTCGCCATGATCGGCGCGGACGCTGGAGACGTCATGGCCACCGTGCAAACAGCGATGCTGGCGAACATCCCCTACCAGGTCCTGCGCGAAGCGATCTTTGCGCACCCCACAATGACCGAAGGGCTTGGCCCCCTACTGTCGCGACTAGAAAGCTGA
- a CDS encoding MBL fold metallo-hydrolase produces the protein MQGATISRRGFCMCCFGAAQAGLAGWLTPREAYAEARGLVSLIKDSAAVAPIVTHRLRNGISALEGSGGNMAVLAGPDGKVLVDAGIRVSRPQITKALADLGPDPISHLINTHWHFDHADGNEWLHEAGAKIIAQDNTRKYLQQVQRVEDWDYNFLPLGAGGIPNDTFASEHTLKLNGSTLELRYYGPAHTDSDISVHFAEADILHAGDTFWNGIYPFIDYSTGGSIDGMIAACKTNLARATDATIIIPGHGHPVSNRAELQDFTNMLVAVRENVAALKKQGRTRAEIVAAKPTALFDGKYGNFVIDPAFFTRLVFEGV, from the coding sequence ATGCAGGGCGCGACCATCTCTCGACGCGGGTTTTGCATGTGCTGCTTCGGCGCAGCGCAAGCCGGGTTAGCGGGTTGGTTGACGCCGCGAGAGGCGTATGCCGAAGCACGCGGACTGGTAAGCCTGATCAAGGACAGCGCAGCCGTCGCACCGATCGTCACTCATCGGTTGCGCAACGGCATCAGCGCGCTTGAAGGATCCGGTGGGAACATGGCTGTTCTTGCTGGGCCGGATGGGAAGGTTCTGGTCGACGCCGGTATCAGGGTGTCGCGCCCGCAGATCACGAAAGCATTGGCCGACCTTGGCCCGGACCCAATCTCGCATCTCATCAATACGCACTGGCACTTCGACCACGCCGACGGCAACGAATGGCTGCACGAGGCAGGCGCAAAGATCATCGCTCAAGACAACACTCGCAAATATCTGCAGCAGGTACAGCGCGTCGAAGACTGGGATTACAACTTCCTCCCGCTGGGCGCTGGCGGAATTCCCAACGACACTTTCGCCAGCGAGCATACCCTCAAGCTAAATGGTTCGACGCTTGAGCTTCGCTATTACGGCCCCGCTCATACGGATAGCGATATCTCCGTCCATTTCGCCGAGGCAGACATCCTCCATGCCGGTGACACGTTCTGGAACGGCATCTACCCGTTCATCGACTATTCCACGGGCGGCAGCATCGATGGAATGATCGCCGCCTGTAAGACCAATCTGGCGCGGGCCACCGATGCAACCATCATCATTCCTGGTCACGGCCATCCGGTAAGCAATCGGGCAGAGCTGCAAGACTTTACCAACATGCTCGTTGCTGTACGCGAGAACGTCGCCGCTTTGAAGAAACAAGGCCGCACGCGTGCAGAGATCGTAGCTGCGAAGCCCACGGCACTTTTTGACGGCAAGTACGGCAATTTTGTCATCGACCCGGCGTTCTTCACGCGCTTGGTGTTCGAAGGCGTGTGA
- a CDS encoding autotransporter outer membrane beta-barrel domain-containing protein, translating into MRQTTTLGGTLGINTHLGGDDSQSDRLVIDGGNGLGSSRLAVTNVGGAGALTQVNGILVVDTINGGSTVPGLFTLAAPVVAGPYEYSLYRGSVDASNPDAWYLRSVLDCSLDPTAPVCSSPTPGPEYRQEASLYAAVPAMTLLYGRLMLDTLHERRGETINSNTGDASNAAWARVIGQHGDRDGDRSGVYGSGPKYDYDFWAFQGGMDLYRDGEVGTSRNRAGAFLAIGHGSGDVDHFGVGRAGENSFMAYSWGAYWTHHTPSNAYIDTLLMGTWYDIDAKSNRGPKMSTDGAAFGASIEAGYPVYTDRSGFSIEPQAQLAYQVIDLNNGADAWAQVDFDNVSSLAGRVGVRFAQDFGAQTWLPGAPSALTAWIRPNFWYEFQGDPKTKFSTDTGFVPLAANMGGPTFEINGGFTADIGGGASIYANASYLVGMGEHADGNAYDGKLGIKVAW; encoded by the coding sequence ATGCGGCAGACTACGACGCTAGGCGGCACGCTTGGCATCAACACGCATCTGGGTGGCGATGACTCGCAGTCCGATCGTTTGGTCATCGATGGCGGCAACGGGTTGGGCTCGTCACGGCTTGCCGTCACCAATGTTGGCGGTGCTGGCGCCCTCACGCAGGTCAATGGCATCCTCGTGGTCGATACGATCAATGGTGGCAGTACAGTGCCCGGCTTGTTCACGCTCGCCGCGCCCGTTGTTGCCGGCCCGTATGAATATTCGCTCTATCGCGGCAGTGTGGATGCTTCGAATCCCGATGCCTGGTATCTGCGTTCCGTGCTTGACTGCTCGCTAGATCCAACCGCACCGGTCTGCTCATCTCCCACTCCGGGGCCAGAATATCGCCAGGAAGCCTCGCTGTATGCGGCCGTGCCAGCGATGACACTGCTCTACGGTCGCCTGATGCTTGACACTCTGCATGAGCGACGTGGTGAGACCATCAACTCCAATACGGGTGATGCATCCAACGCTGCTTGGGCGCGCGTTATCGGCCAGCATGGCGATCGCGACGGCGACAGGAGCGGCGTCTACGGCTCAGGACCGAAATACGATTATGACTTCTGGGCCTTCCAAGGCGGCATGGACCTTTATCGTGATGGCGAGGTCGGCACCTCGCGCAACCGCGCTGGCGCATTTCTCGCCATTGGTCACGGTTCGGGCGATGTCGATCACTTCGGCGTCGGCAGGGCCGGCGAAAACAGCTTCATGGCCTACTCGTGGGGTGCGTACTGGACGCACCACACTCCCAGCAATGCATACATCGACACGCTGCTGATGGGCACTTGGTACGATATCGATGCCAAGTCGAACCGCGGACCGAAGATGAGTACAGATGGCGCTGCGTTCGGCGCATCGATTGAAGCCGGCTATCCGGTGTACACCGACCGGAGTGGCTTCAGTATCGAGCCACAGGCGCAGCTCGCCTATCAGGTCATCGATCTCAACAACGGTGCGGACGCTTGGGCGCAAGTGGATTTCGACAACGTGAGTTCTCTTGCGGGCCGGGTGGGTGTGCGCTTCGCGCAGGATTTCGGCGCGCAGACTTGGCTGCCGGGTGCACCGTCGGCCCTCACCGCCTGGATACGCCCGAACTTCTGGTACGAGTTCCAGGGCGATCCGAAGACGAAGTTCTCGACGGACACCGGCTTTGTTCCGTTGGCGGCCAACATGGGCGGCCCGACGTTCGAGATCAACGGCGGCTTCACCGCAGACATTGGTGGTGGCGCTTCCATCTATGCCAACGCATCTTACCTCGTCGGCATGGGCGAACACGCTGACGGCAACGCCTATGACGGGAAGCTCGGCATCAAGGTTGCCTGGTGA